The Paludisphaera rhizosphaerae genome includes a region encoding these proteins:
- the dnaK gene encoding molecular chaperone DnaK, with protein MAEGEKIIGIDLGTTNSVVAVMEGGDVTVIPNQEGSRLTPSVVAFSSKGEILVGDPAKRQAITNPAGTIYSIKRFMGRRHEEVGGEEKMVPYKVVGGSSDFVKVHVNNKDYTPPEISALILRKLKEAAESYLGHKVKKAVITVPAYFNDSQRQATKDAGQIAGLEVARIINEPTAAALAYGLEKKKNEKIAVFDLGGGTFDISILDVADGVFEVLSTNGDTHLGGDDWDEALINYIADDFKKEQGIDLRKDAMALQRLKEAAEKAKKDLSFQTQADINLPFITADASGPKHLTMTITRAQFEKLTDNLFERCRGPVLKALDDAKLKPGQIDEIVMVGGSTRMPRVQQIVKDIFGKDPHKGVNPDEVVAIGAAIQGAVLTGDVKEVLLLDVTPLSLGLETKGGVMTVLVPRNTTIPTEKKETFTTAEDNQSAVTIKVFQGERPMAQDNRPLGEFNLEGIPPARMGTPQIEVTFNIDANGLLNVTARDKATGKEHTIRIESSGGLSKEEIERMNRDAESHAADDKKRRELAEARNAAEQRVYSLEKLLEENKDKLGEADRSALQAAIEKVNEAKKGDDAAAINRAVDELSRAAQAMSEHLYAAAGAGAGGPGGPSAGGPSEASSGGSKPDDVIDVEFEEGK; from the coding sequence GTGGCGGAAGGTGAGAAGATCATCGGCATCGACCTGGGGACGACCAACAGCGTGGTTGCGGTCATGGAAGGCGGCGACGTCACCGTCATCCCCAACCAGGAAGGGAGTCGCCTGACCCCCTCGGTGGTCGCGTTCTCGTCGAAGGGGGAGATCCTCGTCGGCGACCCGGCCAAGCGCCAGGCGATCACCAACCCGGCCGGGACGATCTATTCGATCAAGCGGTTCATGGGCCGTCGCCACGAGGAGGTCGGCGGTGAAGAGAAGATGGTCCCCTACAAGGTCGTGGGTGGGTCGTCCGACTTCGTGAAGGTCCACGTCAACAACAAGGACTACACGCCCCCGGAGATCTCCGCGCTCATCCTGCGCAAGTTGAAGGAAGCGGCTGAGAGCTACCTCGGCCACAAGGTCAAGAAGGCCGTCATCACGGTCCCCGCCTACTTCAACGACAGCCAGCGGCAGGCGACCAAGGACGCCGGCCAGATCGCCGGCCTGGAAGTCGCGCGGATCATCAACGAGCCGACGGCCGCCGCGCTGGCGTACGGGCTCGAAAAGAAGAAGAACGAGAAGATCGCGGTCTTCGACCTGGGCGGCGGTACGTTCGACATCTCGATCCTCGACGTGGCCGACGGCGTCTTCGAGGTCCTCTCCACCAACGGCGACACCCACCTGGGCGGCGACGACTGGGACGAGGCCCTCATCAACTACATCGCCGACGACTTCAAGAAGGAGCAGGGGATCGACCTGCGGAAGGACGCCATGGCCCTTCAGCGCCTCAAGGAGGCTGCCGAGAAGGCCAAGAAGGACCTCTCCTTCCAGACCCAGGCCGACATCAACCTGCCGTTCATCACGGCCGACGCGTCGGGGCCCAAGCACCTGACGATGACGATCACCCGCGCCCAGTTCGAGAAGCTGACCGACAACCTCTTCGAGCGTTGCCGCGGCCCCGTCCTGAAGGCGCTGGACGACGCCAAGCTGAAGCCGGGTCAGATCGACGAGATCGTGATGGTCGGCGGTTCCACCCGCATGCCGCGGGTCCAGCAGATCGTCAAGGACATCTTCGGCAAAGACCCCCACAAGGGCGTCAACCCGGACGAGGTCGTCGCCATCGGTGCGGCTATCCAGGGCGCCGTCCTCACGGGCGACGTGAAGGAAGTCCTGCTCCTGGACGTCACCCCGCTGTCGCTGGGGCTGGAGACCAAGGGGGGCGTCATGACCGTCCTGGTCCCCCGCAACACCACGATCCCGACCGAGAAGAAGGAGACCTTCACGACCGCCGAGGACAACCAGTCGGCCGTGACGATCAAGGTCTTCCAGGGTGAGCGGCCGATGGCTCAGGACAACCGGCCGCTCGGCGAGTTCAATCTCGAAGGGATCCCCCCGGCGCGGATGGGCACCCCCCAGATCGAGGTCACGTTCAACATCGACGCCAACGGTTTGCTCAACGTCACCGCCCGTGACAAGGCGACTGGCAAGGAGCACACCATCCGCATCGAGTCCTCCGGCGGCCTGTCCAAGGAGGAGATCGAGCGGATGAACCGCGACGCCGAGTCGCACGCCGCCGACGACAAGAAGCGCCGTGAGCTGGCCGAAGCCCGCAACGCCGCCGAACAGCGCGTCTACTCGCTCGAGAAGCTTCTCGAGGAGAACAAGGACAAGCTCGGCGAGGCGGACCGCTCGGCCCTCCAGGCGGCCATCGAGAAGGTCAACGAGGCCAAGAAGGGGGACGACGCGGCGGCCATCAACCGGGCCGTCGATGAACTCTCTCGCGCGGCTCAGGCGATGTCCGAGCACCTTTACGCCGCGGCCGGCGCCGGCGCGGGCGGTCCTGGCGGCCCCTCGGCCGGCGGACCTTCGGAGGCGTCCTCTGGCGGCTCCAAGCCCGACGACGTGATCGACGTGGAGTTCGAAGAGGGCAAGTAA
- the pheA gene encoding prephenate dehydratase: MARKSPTPARPASSAAGAAESPDAKKAPTLSSLRSEIDRIDKELVSILNRRAEIAVQIGKVKSSNGMEVFSAAREEEVLAKVLGASHGPLPADTLRLIFRELMSGTRALQRTLRVACLGPKYSYSHLASVAKFGEAVEHVPLGSIAAVFEELNRRHVQFGIVPLENSTDGRIADTLDMFTKLPNLKIRAEVRLRIHHCLLGRCEWSQVRRVYSKSQALSQCRNWLGKNLPQAAKIEVVSTAAAAELAQREEFAAAVASRPAAQAYKLNLLAENIEDQVNNVTRFAVIAETPEARTGRDKTTLMARIPNDPGSLAKVIAPLEKLGVNMTWIESFPIPGSAGDKNPAYLFFLDIEGHIDDPLVQKAIDSIKRRCERLDVLGSYPRSEVVES, from the coding sequence ATGGCCCGCAAGTCTCCCACGCCCGCCCGACCTGCATCCTCAGCCGCCGGCGCGGCGGAGTCCCCGGACGCCAAGAAAGCCCCCACGCTGAGCTCGCTTCGGAGCGAGATCGACCGGATCGACAAGGAGTTGGTGTCGATCCTGAACCGTCGGGCCGAGATCGCCGTTCAGATCGGTAAAGTGAAGAGCTCCAACGGCATGGAGGTCTTCTCCGCGGCCCGCGAAGAAGAGGTTCTGGCGAAGGTTCTAGGAGCCAGCCACGGACCGCTCCCCGCCGATACGCTCCGGCTGATCTTCCGCGAGCTGATGAGCGGCACCCGAGCCCTCCAGCGGACGCTCCGCGTGGCCTGCCTGGGTCCGAAGTACAGCTACAGCCACCTGGCCTCGGTCGCCAAATTCGGCGAGGCCGTGGAACACGTCCCGCTCGGCTCGATCGCCGCGGTCTTCGAGGAGTTGAACCGCCGGCACGTCCAGTTCGGCATCGTTCCGCTGGAGAACTCCACCGACGGTCGGATCGCCGACACGCTGGACATGTTCACCAAACTCCCCAACCTCAAGATCCGCGCTGAGGTCCGCCTGCGGATCCACCACTGCCTCCTCGGCCGTTGCGAGTGGAGCCAGGTCCGTCGGGTCTACTCCAAGAGCCAGGCCCTCTCACAGTGCCGCAACTGGCTGGGCAAGAATCTGCCGCAGGCGGCCAAGATCGAGGTCGTCTCGACGGCCGCCGCCGCTGAGCTTGCCCAGCGCGAGGAGTTCGCCGCCGCCGTGGCGAGCCGGCCGGCCGCCCAGGCCTACAAGCTCAACCTGCTGGCCGAGAACATCGAGGACCAGGTCAACAACGTCACGCGGTTCGCCGTCATCGCCGAGACGCCCGAAGCCCGCACCGGCCGCGACAAGACGACCCTCATGGCCCGCATCCCTAACGATCCGGGCTCGCTCGCCAAGGTAATCGCCCCGCTCGAGAAGCTGGGCGTGAACATGACCTGGATCGAGTCGTTCCCCATCCCCGGATCCGCCGGCGACAAGAACCCCGCCTACCTCTTCTTCCTCGACATCGAGGGCCATATCGACGATCCCCTCGTCCAGAAGGCCATCGATTCCATCAAGCGTCGCTGCGAGCGCCTGGACGTCCTGGGCTCCTACCCCCGCAGCGAGGTCGTCGAGAGCTGA